Below is a window of Granulicella pectinivorans DNA.
TCGGATCATAGAGCTGGCACGTCGCCGTGCTGTAGCTCCCCACCGGGCAAGCCGAGCTGCTGAAGTCCAGCGCCGGTTGCGTCTGCGGCCCGCCATACGTCGACTCGCCAAGCTGCGCTGCCGTCGGCTCCAGAATGTTCGTGGCGCCCGACTTCGCGTAGTGCGTAATCTCCGCGCCAAACTCGAAGAACGTCTTGTCCCGTCCGTCGTACAGGTGGGGAATCCGCACCGCGCCGCCCGCCTGCCCGCCATAGGTATTGAAGTGGTACGACGGCTTCAGCACGCTTGGGAAGTAGCTCTGCGCGTCGAAGCTGTTGTTGCGGATGTACTCCCACGCACTGCCGTGGTACGTGTTTGTGCCGGCCTTGCTGGTCATGTTCACCACACCACCAAGCGAGCCGCCATACTGGGAATCGTTGTGCGAGTTGATCTTGAACTCTTCGATCGTATCGATGATCGGGGGCACCGCATACGTGTTGTACCAGGCCGAATTGTCGTTCATGCCGTCGACCAGAAAGATCGTCGACCGGTTACCCGCGCCGTTGATCGAAGGAAACGTTACCGTCGAACCCGCCACGTTCGACGTGTTGCTCGCACTCGAGTTCTGCCCCGTACTCACCGACGACACACCCGGCGTCAACGTCAGCAACTGCGTGAAGTTGCGACCGTTCAGCGGCAGTTCATTCACCTGCCTCTGGCCGATCGTCGTACCAAGCTGCGCGGTCGAACTCTCCACCTGCGCGCCCGTCGCCTCCACGGTGACCGACTCCGACACCGCGCCCACCTTCAGCGACGCGTTGATCGTGATCGCCTGCGCCACGCCCAGATCGAAGGCTGCGATCCTCTGCGTCTGAAAGCCCTGCATCACAAACGAAACCGTATAACGCGCCGGAGGCACGTTCGTGAAGAAGTAGTTGCCCGACCCGTTCGAGACAGTATCCCGTTCGACGTTCGTCTCCGTGTTCTTCAACGTCACCTTCGCGCCCGCCACCACCGCCTGGTTCGGATCGCTCACGACGCCGTTCACCGCGGACGAAGAGCTCTGCGCACCCGCAGAACAGGAGAACAGGGCGGCTGCAACTGCCAGCACAAGCAAAACAGCCCACTGCGGAAGAGCGAAACGCACGCTCTGACAGTTCATCGTTTGCATCGGGACAGCCTCCAGAATTCAGCTCGAACAAAGGTCGGATGAAAAGCTTTTCAATCAAGAAAGTCGCGACGGACTGAGCACCCTGTTTCGGAACGCGCGAATCCTATAAAGCGACCGGCTGCAATGTCAAGAAACTTTTCGCATATTGCGAATTCTTTTCGCCCGTTGAAATAACCCGCTCAAAGCCACAAACTGGCACACAACCTCATTTCACCAATCAACGCAGACTTTCATCATCGAAAACGCAGTAAGAAGAGAGGAGCACCCATTCCCCGTCCAGCCCGTCTCTTCCTCGGAGACAAGGACTCCCGGCGGCCAAGGCCTACCAAGGGTGCAGATCAGGGAGCAATCCCAACCAAACCTTGACGCCACCCCCATATTCCCTCTACTCTTGACAGATGGGATCGCACCGCATGCCGGCTTGTACTTGTTGCCCTTGTTGTATGGGCAAGAGTTGCTGCTGCGTGGCGCACCGTTCCACATCCCTGATCCAGGCCATCTAAACAAGAGAGAGCCAAGACCTTCAGGAGCCCACGTATCAGCGCCAACCGCGCGATACGTGGGCTTTTCCTTTTGCCCCGACCAACACCCGGAGAAACACCATGGCAAGCCAGAACTCGGACCTCGGCCACAAGAACAAATTCAACGTCGACCTGCTGGCCATCACCATCGCCCTCACGCTCGCCGCGCTCATCCGATTCAATATCATCCCGCACATCGGCTTCTAATGACCTCGACCATCGCCATCGCCGACACCAGCCAGCAGGAGACGCCAGCCCCGATAGGCCCGCGCCTCCTCGCCGTACTGCCCGGCATGGCGTTGCTCTTCGGCATCGGTTTACTCGGCAAGGCGCTCGAATCCCTCCAGACTTACCTCCACACCCGCTACCATCTGCCCGTTCCCCACATCGAGTACGTCCTCTGGGCCATCGTCCTCGGCCTCATTATCTCCAACACCATCGGCGTCCGCCCGCTCTTCAGCCCCGGCGTCGCCACCTATGAGCTCTGGCTCAAGCTCGGCATCGTCCTCGTCGGCGCCAAGTTCCTCATGCAGGACGTCCTGAAGCTCGGCTCGCTCTCCCTGTATCTCGTCGCGATCGAACTGACCCTCTCGCTCTCCGTCATGCATCTGCTGGGACGCCTCTTCAAGCTTCCCCCCAAGCTCACGAGCCTGCTCGCCATCGGCTCCAGCATCTGCGGCGTCACCGCCATCATGGCCGCGCAAGGGGCCATCGATCCCGAGGAAGAGGACACCTCCACCGCCATCGCGGCCATCTTGACGCTCGGCGCGATCGCCCTCTTCACCTTCCCTGCCATCGGCCACCTGCTGCACATGGGCCAGCAGGCCTACGGCATGTGGGCCGGCCTCGCAGTCGACAATACCGCCGAAGCCACCGTCACCGGAGCCCTCTACGGCGACGAAGCAGGCCGCTTCGCCGTCCTCGCCAAGACCGCACGCTCCGCCTTCATCGGCTTCGTTGTGCTCGCCTACGCCATTTACTGGTCCAGCCGCGGGCAGGCCGCGGTCGTCGAGCACAAAGGTCTCTTCCTCTGGCAGAAGTTCCCAAAGTTCATCCTGGGTTTCCTCGCCATCTCCGTTCTGGCGACCGCAGGCTTCTTCTCCAAGGGCCAGCTCGTCAGCCTTTCCAACCTCTCCAAGTGGTCCTTCCTCCCAGCCTTTGCGGGAGTTGGACTGCGCACCAACCTCCGCGACCTCGTCGGGCAGGGCTGGCGTCCTCTCGTCGTCGGCATCCTTGGCGAGATCTTTATCGCGCTGATCACCCTCGGCCTTGTCTACTGGAGCTATTCCCACGGAGTGCCGCGATGACGACTCTCTATTTTTCAGCCCTTGTCGTTACATACCTTGTAAACGCCGCCTATTTCGGAACGAAACTCGTCACCTCCGCCAACCGGGAAGGTAGCCGCAAGAACATTGCCGGCGCCCCGGATGACCGCTGTTGTCGCTAAAAATACCTCCCCCCCTAAAAATTGACCGATTTGCCGCCTTCCCAGGGAGCCGCCATGAGCGCTCCGGGAGGCCCTGCCCTTTTTGCACCTGGAGAGATGACTGTGGAGACCACGTACGCCCGCACCACCCCGCTCGTAACTCGCACCACCCTGCACACACGCGATCTTCGCGGACCCGGACGGCCTCTGCCCATCGTCTACCGGATCCTCGCCGGGCTCTTCGCCCTCATCCTCACCCTGGCCGGACACGCCCAGGTCGTCGGCGGCACCATCTCCGGCACCATCTCCGACCGCACCGGAGCCGCGCTCCCCAACGTCTCCGTCCTCGTCCACAACGACGAGACCGGGAACGAGCGCCACCTCACCACCGGCCCCGACGGCCGCTACGCCGCCCCCTCCATTCCCGTCGGCGTCTACACCGTCACCGCGACCGCCAAAGGCTTTGAGTCCCAGCACCGCACCGGCATCGAGCTCACCGTCGGCCAGAGCGAGTCCATCGACCTCTCCCTCGGCGTCACCGGAGCCTCCGTCGCCATCACCGTCACCGACTCCGCCCCCGTCGTCAACACCTCCACCGAGCAGACCTCTGGTCTCGTTGACGAGCGCCAGATCAAGGAGCTCCCCCTCAACGGCCGCAGCTACGACCAGCTCATGACCCTCAACCCCGC
It encodes the following:
- a CDS encoding YeiH family protein, with protein sequence MTSTIAIADTSQQETPAPIGPRLLAVLPGMALLFGIGLLGKALESLQTYLHTRYHLPVPHIEYVLWAIVLGLIISNTIGVRPLFSPGVATYELWLKLGIVLVGAKFLMQDVLKLGSLSLYLVAIELTLSLSVMHLLGRLFKLPPKLTSLLAIGSSICGVTAIMAAQGAIDPEEEDTSTAIAAILTLGAIALFTFPAIGHLLHMGQQAYGMWAGLAVDNTAEATVTGALYGDEAGRFAVLAKTARSAFIGFVVLAYAIYWSSRGQAAVVEHKGLFLWQKFPKFILGFLAISVLATAGFFSKGQLVSLSNLSKWSFLPAFAGVGLRTNLRDLVGQGWRPLVVGILGEIFIALITLGLVYWSYSHGVPR